ccctgtctctactaaaaatacaaaattagccaggtgtggtggcacgtgtctgtaatcccagcgacttgggaggctgaggcaggagaattgcttgaacccgggaggcagaggttgtggtgagctgagatcacgccattgcactccagcctgggcaaaaagagccccCTTCCAAGAATTAATTTTTTCCCCTTGAGAGCAATATCACTCCCATTGAGAATACATGCTGTATTCTAACGCCATCAGTTTCCTTTAtaaccatatgtattatattgcATGCATTTAGAAATATTGTTATTAGAAAGGATCCATAGGTTTCACACACTGACATTGGTCCAcggcacacacaaaaaattactcCCTACCCTGATTATAAGtccctcaattttctcatcacaAATAAGGATTTTATACTCTAAGGGATACATGACAACTTCCTTAATACATCTTCATAGCTGACAGTCTCTACATTAGGCTAAAGATCTTTCAGCTGACTAATATCCAGTTAGAAAAATCCTATCTTCTGCTTCTGTTTATCTTTCCATTTCAAGACTAAGAGATAACTGATTGGTTCTATTATACACATAAATGTCTTGTTCTTTCCTTAAATCTTACATTTATGCAAGGAAGCCAGCCCCATAAAGTAAAATTTCACGTGCCAATGATGTGATGTGTAGAGGAAATTCCATCACTCTAGGAAACATAACAGAACACCTAGATTTATGTCCTTAGTCTGTCCCTTTGTTTGTGTGACTGTGACCTGTTTCCTATGTTCTCTTCTGTAAAACGGAGATAACATCCATTTGATCTAACTCAAATGGAATCACGTTTGTGAATGTATTCTATAAATTATAAGGCACTGCACACAGAGGACTGTTAACAATCCTAATCTAGACCTTAAAAAGAAATGACCACACAGAACCACAGGGTACGAAATGACTGTTCTTTCTCCACTGTGAAGGATAAGATGGAATGgaacaaataaatggaatttaattctAGGCTATGTTCAAGGCTGTTGTGTGGAATATATGCCATGAGCTCTCTCTCTTTTAGGCTTTACGGTGCCTTCTATTTCCTTTGTAATGTTCCATAGCATCTAATAGAAATGTTCCATCTAGAAAGATGCTCTGTAAATGCAGCTAGTCTAGCAAATCCATACTTATGTCAGAATGTTTTCCCTCTTCCCTGGCTATCCAGAGAGGTGCTAATTTGGGACACAGGCTCTGGATGCAATGGGGCTTTTTGGAGGTTATTTCCCTCAACCTGAAGGCCTGGCCAGTGATGAATGATGGACCATCCAAGTTCTGTGAGCCAGACACTCAGAATATGCTGGAAAAACCTTGGGAAAACGGTGGGCAGAAGACCAGACATTTGGAGAAAAGCCGAAGCGCCTGAGAAGAATCCAGGTTTTGGTAAAAGCTGAGCTGCAGGTATAAGAGGGACTGTAAACAGAGGGCTAGCTATAGGCGGTAGAACCTAGGGAAGAGCTTGGCCCAAGGGGCTGGTAAACCAAGCCCTACTGCTTGAAAGGAGGAGTGATAAGCAGAAGAGTGGGCCAAATTAGGACACTGGTCACAGAATGGAAAGCCCTCAAAAAATGGAaatccacaaaaatatttttcgaCTTTGTGAAACCAAATCGTTAGAATTGCAAGAGATGTTAAAGGTCagtttaaggccaggtgcagtggctcacgcctataaccccagagcttttggaggctgaactgagaggatcgcttgaggccaggagtttgagaccagcctgggtacatagtaagactttgtctctacaaaaacatttttttttaattagctgagtgtggtggtacatgcctgtaatcctagctacacgaaaggctgaggcaggaggactgtttgagcccaggagttcaaagttacagtggactatgatcgtaccactgcactccagcctgggtgacagagtgagaccctgtctctgggaaaaaaaaaaaaatcagtttaaaacACGCTTTTCGgtcaggaacagtggctcatgcctgtaatcctggcattttgggaggctgaggtgggaggatcccttgagtccaggagttggagaacaacctgggcaacatagagagacccttgcctctacaaaaaattacaaaaaaattagccaggcatagtagtgcacgcctgtggtcccagctactcagggggctgaggtaggagggatggctagagcctgggaagtcgaggctgcagtgagccatcatcacgccactgcacttaacctgggtgatagaatgagaccctgtctcaaaaataaagaaagaaagaaaacaccctTTTCATTTATAGTTATGTAAACAGGCTTGAAGTGGTGAAATAGCCCGATATGCATTGTGTggcaaattaacaaagaaaccCATCAGAGGAGAATCCAGGAGTGCTAAGCCTTAGTCTAGGTTTTCGTTCTCACTAAATCAAGATCTTCCCTACAGAAGTAAGAGCCCTAACCCtgctacaaattcaatgcaattcacaAAATTTTAGTGAACCAATTTTGCATCAGGGAGACCTGCCCAAAGTTGGACTGAAGAAATCCTGGTGCCTTCAGAATGGGTAGAAGTGGTTGAGGAGGCAGGCTGGGTAGGATCTTCTCTGGCAGGCCTGTACCTGATGACACATGGTCCTAACAACTAAAGGATAAAGAAATGGAATTTGGGTGGCGCGAAACAAAAGTCATCTCTCTCAGACTGCCCCTTGTTAGAGAAGGAGGCTTCTTTCTTGACAATCCCCCCTCTGCAAGTCCCTCTGTAGACAGACCTCCTCCAGAAAAGCTGTTCCAGAACAACCTTCTTACAAGGCCTTTTGGTTGTCTGTTAAATTACAACAGGTTGCAGGCTGAAAAACAAGTGCCCACAGTGAAGTGGAGGCAGgtataaaaataaactgaaggCTTGCTTTAAAGCCGTTTAGGAGTGAATAGAATTTACAAATACAGAAACACATGGGAAGATGTTTGTGTCAAATTCCCACACCAACAGCTTTCCTTTAGTGGAAGTTCTTGGTAGCTGAGTGGGTGCAAGTgtggggaaagaaggaggaagaaattaGAGGGGGTTAATGTGGTGTCTTGGTGTTTCATTCTGTTTCAATTCAGAGAGAAAGAGTTGTTACAGCTCTAAAAAGAATTACATTAAGATGGCCACTATGTAAAAATGTTTGCGGACATGGGCTTGAATGTAATATGCAAAAATTGCTGGGCTTGGTGTTGtgcactccagaggctgaggcaggaagataacttgagcccgggagttcaagatcagcctgggtaacataatgtgacaccatctcaaaaaaaaaaaaatgatatgcaaaaataaaaataactgtgtTGGGGAGGTAAGATTATGGATGATTTCCTCCCAACCCCTTAATACTGTTCAACtaacagtattttcttttttgtagagatgaggtctcactatgttgcccaggctggtcttgaattcctgggctcaagtgatcctcctgtctcagcctcccaaagtgttgggattacaggcatgagccaccttacgtagccagtatttttaaataaattgttttcaaattttgcttCCTGGCTGTCTAGTTAACTTGGTCTTATAAAATCGCAATTCCCAAAAACTCTTGTTTGTTGTCCATCACGGCAGTTTTTAGGACAACAAAACACAGGAAGCCATCTAAATGTTTTAGAGGACAGATTATTTAAATAGACTGTGGTCCAGTCATAACAATGAAAACTACACAGCTATTTAAAAACGAAGACATAAATCTGAATGGTGGATATGGAACAATCACCCACAGCGAGTAAGTGAACAAAGGCAGGTGGGGAGCGATGGGTCTCGCCTGAGAACACATATACGTGCAAATGTGCCGATTTGTGGAAATTTTCTGGAAGTATTCCCAAGAAAGTTGGTAATAGTTACTTCTATCTGGTGAGACAACTGAGGGTCTGAGGTGAATAGCAGATTTGCTTTTCATGATATGAACTCCTATACTGCTTGAAAACAGTATGTTTACATGTTACAAATTCTAAATGATATACTGGTATCACTTTGATAACCGTTAACTTTCTAGGCAATGCTCTAAGGGTATTCTTCCTAAGTGGTTTGAAGATAGAGGAAAAGTCCTATTCTTTCCAAAAGTCCTATTCTTGCCCCATACTTAGAAAACAGACAATCTGATTATGCCTACAGTTGTCAAAATGTGGAGGCAATGTGCGAAAAAACTAAATATGCTCATCTTTCAGAGGGAGATCTACTGAGATATATTGAGATACACAGATCTAAGTGCAGCTGAAGAACTGGGTcagcctcccaccaggccctcccAAATAAGCAGCAAGGGATGAGCTGTTCACTCTTCCTCCTTGGAGGGCCCAAGGGTGCTTTGCACCTCAAAAGATACACCACTCCAGATCCACAGAGCCACCCCAAAGCCCTGGGTATCATGTTATCTCCAAATATTCTGTACAGGGTTTGCCCCAAGCCATTCCAAGGTCTCTCTGAGCCCAGATCAGTATTCTAGAGCTTTCTGGAACTGAAACAGTGTGCTTGGATAGAGAGAGTTGACTTAAATAAGCAGGTCACTTAAACACATTCTAGCCTCCATGTTTGGGGCCTATTCCTCTGCCAGATGACAGAGGGACCCAGGAATGCACTTGGACCTTCTGACCACTTCTCTACAGGACACATCACCTTAGCTTTCAAAACTTCTCTTTGCTTTCACACATTTCAAGTTCCAGTGAGAGGATGTTTCACTGTAAGTTCATGAGAAAGGATGGCAAAATCTTTCCGCCATTTCCCTCCTAGGCATCTCAGCCTGAAGGATGTTCAGAGTTACTTAGACCAAGGAAAAACCAAGATGGTGGGCAAAGCATTGCCTCTCATGTAGGACTTCATGCCCAGGACGAGGAGGCATAGCATTTGGTCTAGGCCCCCCGAGAGGGAAAATCTACTGGCTCTGAGATACTCTGGAGCTGAATAATGGCAGGTTTGGACACATAAAGAATAGGAGAGGGAATGGGTCTCAATGGGAAGATGGCAGGAGAGACCACAGAGTGCTGGTCTTCAGTGAAGGTGGCACAGAGCAGACACACAAGGTGTGGGTCACAGGGTACATTGTGGGATGGCCTGACCTAGCCAGCCCATTCCTTTCCCAAACAAGCTGCCCCAAGGAACTTAAAAGGGAAGTATTTTCTTGGTTAGGTTAAAAATCACTTGTGTTTAACACATTTCCTCATCATTTCTGACACAGATGAAGAATACTTGTTTGGGATGTTCCATGTCACTGACACACATACTAAACCAGCCAGCTCTGGTCTAttcagggtttgtttttgtttttgtttttttgagatggagtcttgctctgttgcccaggtcagagtgcagtggcatgatctcggctcaaggcaacctccacctcctgggttcaagtgattctcctgcctcagcctcctgagtagctgggactacaggtgcctgcaaccgcgcccggctaatttttgtatttttggtagagatggggttttaccatattggccaggctggtcttgaactcctgacctcgtgatctgctggcctcagcttcccaaagtgttgggattacaggtgtgagctactgcgcctggccatattcAGGGTTTTTACTTAACGGCaaggccgtgtgtgtgtgtgtgtgtgtgtgtgtgtgtgtgtgtgtgtgtgtgtgtgtgtgtgcctttgcCCCTCACTCTCCCTGATCTCTGTTCCATTTCATAGCCTACTAGAACCTCCCCAgtagcacaggaaaaaaaaaaaaaaagcccacttaTAATCCATTCTGGTATATGCTGCTTTTATTTCTAAACCAGTGGCTATAATAGTATCTGTGAATTTGATTAGCTCTGCTTGGCCCCATGaccacaaataaaacaaaactggcTAGACttctgagaagtaaatttctttgCCTTCTCCCTGCTTGTCAAGTGACCTCAATAGCTTTTAACCAGTAGGCCTCTTTACTGAACAATCTGGAGAGTAACAGGTATGAACTCAAGTTGGGGAGAGTTCCCAGTCTCCTGCCCACTatgtctaactctgtcacccacaaTGGATGCCTTGAACTTTCCTTAAATACAAATAGTTTTACTGCCATTATGGAGCTTTCTCACAGGGtcgggttttgtttgtttgttttttaacgtTTCATTATCTCAATCTTTTCTCCATATTTTCCACAATGCTCTCAAACTCTGAAACTCCAAACTGGAATGCAGAGTCTGGCACAGGCTCTTATAAAGCCCGGTGTAGGATCCCCTCCCTCCCAGTTTCCACAGGGTCTCCTTTCCTTGGTAGATCCCAGCACTCCAGCTGCCGTCTATGCACAGGCTGTACCTGCCAGCCTGCAGGGCAGCTGCTGACTCATGCTTGCTCTGGGATTTGCTTGGACCCCAGCCCTTCTGCTCTCCAGCCACAACAGCCACCACCCACCTCAGAGAGCACTCTATCCATCACCTTCTGGGGTCTCAGCTCTGACCTGATCAGTCCCCCACAGGTCTGCATTGCTTTACCTGGCCCTGCCCCGTCCCTGGCACCCACCTGGAAGACGTCGTTGGCACACTTGCGGCACAGGTTGTGTTGGCAGGGCAGGATCACCACTGGTTTGGAGAACATCTCCAGGCAGATGGGGCAGATGAGCTGCTTCTCCAGGTTGTCCATGCTGTGTGCATCCCCCAGCAGCGGCTTGAAACCCACTGTGAAGTTCATCCCCTCGGTGGTCGTGCCTGGCCTGGGCCCTGCTCCTGGCCTTCACTCACTGCCTGTAGACCCTTCCTCACTTAGATGGCCTCTGGATTCCCTTCTGTGGCTCACTCTTGAAATAGCTCTGCTTTCTCTCCTGTCCCTTTAACAACTTGTCTCGTCCCAGATAGCAGTCTTCGGACAGTCTCTACTTTCTGCTCTGCACCCTCGCCAGGCTCACGTAGTTTTAGCTATCCCTCTCTCTCTGTAAAATTCTCCTTTTGTTTCCCAAATGACTCTCTCTTGTTCACTCTGTGGGTAGCACTGTTTGTCCCTTACTCCCCAGAGAGCAGATTAATTTtactgtgggggtggggagacaaGGGGCATCTGCATGACATTCCAATTCCCAATTTAGCTCATGTAAGGCGAGCCACAGCTGTCATGGAGTGAGTGACCCTGACTCACTCAGGAATGGGTGACTCCCTTGAGCAAGGGCAGGGGTGAGTGCCACTGCTTACAGTGAAAGGTGGGTCAGCAAAGGTGCTGCCCTCTCACTCTGAAGGCTCCTCTCAGCCCGGGACCCCTGTTCTGGCTTGGGCCCTTCTTCCAGGACAGTGACACAGAATCTAAATCTGCCTGTGTGAGAGGCACCCATACATAGCTCAGGGTGGGAGGAAAGATCTTGCCAGACTTAGAGTCAGTAGCAGTTGCCTCCTCCACAGGCTCAGCCAGTGACCCTGGTCCTCCTCCTCAAGACTGTGTGATTCAGAACAGCAGCTCCAGAGACTACATCAAGCCTCTTGTCCAACACCTCTGGCTCATTTTTGTTCTTCCCTGGCCTTTTCTTATTATCACCCTAGGAAAAGAAGCTCAAGAGGCTAGAAATGACTGTTGTGCCAAGGCCTGGACCTACCTATGAGCATGCCCCCGAGGAAATGTGGGATTCTGGTCCGTGAACACATCCCTGGAGCCACTCCAAGGACTCAAATTTGTTAGGAAATTGGGAGAAGGTGAGCTGGGCATAAAGGACCTGAATGCCAGGGACCTATTTTGGGCACCCAGGGAATCAATCTCCAGGGAAATTTTAGAGCACTGACAAAGTCATAATCACAAGGCTCCGGGAAGCCTCTGACCCAGCTCCACAGTTGTCCAGGACTCCTACTCTCCAAGCCAGGCTTGCCCCACTTGTGAGCACTGGTCTTCTTTTTCTCCTACAAGTCTTTTTCtccacttgatcttagccaaaaggccaagaagcaatTTCTTTAGGCCTTTTTTCTCTACCCCAGACACAATTTGTCTTTTTTGAGCGTAACATATGCCTTGGGATTGGATGAAAGCTCTTTTATTTACTGACATTCTTTAGCCTTTCTCCTAGTCCAGGGAGAGAAGTTTGAGGAATTAGTAGGCTGTGACCCTGAGTGGGTGGGAAATACACGGTGTGAGGAGGATACGAAACAGCAGCACAAAGAGGCAAGAGTGGGAAAAGAGTCCAGAAAGTACAATCTTTTCCAGATCACATATTTCATGCccctatttttaagaaaaaattatatgtcAATTGGCCTGCATAATATGAGAAAAGGATGGAGGCAAGCTGGCACTGATGTTTGAACTTCAGTTAACCTACAGGACCAAGGCTAATGCATGCTGTGCTGGTAGCTGAAGTCCAAGGATAATCTAAAGATGGAATGACTACCCCTAAGCCTCAAATGCACTCGCAGTTTTCCTGAGTTGACTCAGTGGCATGGAATGAGGCTGGCAATGCCAACGGCCGTGGGCACCAGAAGGTGAGACCAACTCCATACAGGCGTTATTGGCTTAGGAATGAGGCTGATGCTAGGGGTTCTTGGTACACAGAGTTGTAACAAGGGAGAATTAACGGGTGCAGCAGCTCCAGGGACAGGATCCACCCTGCTCAGTTATCAGGCTCTTGGTGGTGATATCGCAAGGGGCTCAGGGATCCTACCAGCTGGCACTGGTTCCAATAACAAGGCAGACACAGGAAAAAGACTCTTCAGGAAAAATCTGCCACCACTGCCTGAGACCTCataagggaagggaggggagggctgCTTTCTGACGGAGTAAAATTGGGACTGCAACTAAAAGGAAGAGTAGCTGGGCAACCCCATACAGAGTGTGGTACCAAGGGTAGAGGTGATGTCCTTACGGGGATCAATGTCATCAGTGCTTCTGAAGAGATTCTTGagattcttataagaagaggggtCAAATCAGGGTCAATGTCAGGACAGGGCTACTTGCTCCTCTCTTCAATGTGTCCAGGGGACTGGGCAGCAGAAGGCACCCTCACTGGGTCAGCACCTAGTGGCGGAAGAAGGTGGCGCTTTATTAATCAGAAGGAATAAttacctagaacttaaagcaaaCCCCTACATGTAAGGATATAAACACACAGTCCATACTATAAGGATGTAAACTTTCTACTAATGACTCATCTGACGTTAGCTTACATGCTTTTCTTATCTGATAACTATTGCTGCCTTTCGGTTTACATACCTCATCCTTCTTCATCTCTTAAAAATCATCTTTGCTATTTTCCTCGCTTCTAAAATCACGTTTGGCTCCTATGatggaattatatatatgtttacatatacaaACGTTTAGTAACTTTTCGCAGTGTACTGATGAGAAAACCATTACCTTGCAGTTACTCATTAGCATCACCAGGTGGCGCTGGTGTCAAGTTCAATCAGCTTATAAAAGTTCATTTGGGGTGGGAATGATCTcagactttccttttcttttcttcctcttcctcttcccctcctcctcctcctcctcttcttgttcttcttcctcctcccttttcccttcccctccccctcctcctcctttccttcttcttcttttttgatacagggtctcactctgtcacccaggctggagtgcagtggcatgatcacagctcactgtaacctcaacctcccagactcaagtaatcctcccacctcagcctcccctgtagctgagactacaggtgtgcactgccatgACCGGctgacttctgtattttttttttttttttttttttgtagatactgggtttcatgatgttgctgaggctggtctcaaactcctgagctcaagtgatctgcccaccttggctccccaaagtgctgggattacaggcacaagccactgcaactggccctttcctttgagtagatagaAAAAATTGCATcccgccaggcacagtggctcacgcctataaacccaacactttgggaggccaaggcaggtggatcacttgaggtcaggagttggagaccagactggccaacaaggcaaaaccctgactctactaaaaataaaaaattagccagctaattttttagtaatcccagctactcaggaggctgaggcagtagaatcgcttgaacccgggaggcagaggttgcaatgagctgagatcgcaccactgcactccagcctgggtgacagaccgagactacatctcaacaccaccaccaccaacaacaacaaaacaacaacaacaaaaattgcatCCTCAAATCTGTCTTCACCTAACTGTCCTCTCTAGACATACTCTCCCACCCCATTCCTTAGCTTAACAGGAGCTGACACTACTACCTTCAAACTGTCAGTTTGTCGTGTGATGCACAGAAAcatattgatctttttttttttcttcactttgtcCCAGTGCCAGACTTGAAGACTTGAAATTGTCATATTTAGGGATTAACCTGCCATTTTCACAGGTCTTTCTCACCCccaaccatttctttctttttttttttttttttttttgagatggagtctcactctgttgcccaagctggagtgcagtggcatgatcttggctcacggcaacttccgtctcccgggttcaagcaattctcctgcctcagcctcctaagtagctgaggttacaggcacccgccaccacacctggctaatttttgtatttttagtagagacagggtttcaccatgttggtcaggctggtctcaaactcctgacctggtgatccgcccgcctcggcctcccaaagtgctgggattaccggtttgagccaccacgcccagcctctttcttttcttttttttgagatggagtcttgctctgtctcccaggctggagtgcagtggcgcgatctcagctcactgcaacctctgccttccgggttcaagcgattcttctgcctcctcagcctcccaagtagctgggactacaggtgggtgccaccatgcccagctaatttttgtatttttagtagagacagggttttaccatgttggccaggcttgtctccaactcctgacctcaagtgatccacccgcctcaccctcccaaagtgctgggattacaggcatgagccattgtgcccaaccCCAATCATTTCTTTCATTCCCAATCCAGACATTTCTTACCTCACAGTCCCTGCTTGCAGTTCTCACCTGACCTTGGAGGCTGACTCTGGACATTCTGCTGATATTTTCTCCCACTATCCTGCTCAGGTGGTGGTTTAAGTGCTCCACAGCAACAACAGAAACAGCAACAAGTGAGCAGAGTACACAGGATGACAAGTGTCTAAAAGGTAGGCGAGAATGGCCTCAGTCCAGCAGTTTTCTATATGACTGCTCAAGCTTCCCTCCCTCAATCCTCCTGGCACCCAGAAAATGAGACAACAGAAGCATTTGTCATAAGGAAAGGAAGGTCACCCTTCTTTCCTTATTCTTAAAGGACCTGGAGAATTGTGTACCTTGAACCAACAACTATTCAGAATAAAATAGTATCTGACGCCTTCTTCACCAAAGTGATCATACAGATATATTCCCAATGAGCCATGCTGGTCGTAAATTTTCCGCTTCTTAGAGTCGCTCAGTATGGCATGAGCTGCGTTGATCTCTTTGAATATTTCTGCTGCTTGAGCATTCCCTGGATTCTTGTCAGGATGATACCGCAAGGCCAGTTTCCTACCCAGGCGATACCCAAAAGGAGGGTGGGGAAGCAATGCGGAATGGCTGGGGAAGGAGACTTACGATGAATGACATGAATTAGTCTCTAGAGAGTGCAGAAGGAATGCATGAGATGTGGTACAAAGGATGGAGGCAAGCATCCAAGGTCTAAACTCCTTCCCATACTATAATGAAGAGGGTGATGGTGCCATTTGGCCCCAAAGTGAGGGCTTGTTGGAACTTAAAAATGGGTCATAGGGCTGggagcactggctcacacctgtaatcccagcgctttgggaggccaaggtgagcggatcatgaggtcaggagtttgagaccagcttggccaacatggtgaaaccctgtctctaccaaaaatacaaaagattagctggacatagtggcaggcacctgtaatcccagctactcgggaggctgaggcaggagaatcacttgaacccggaaggtggaggttgcagtgagccgagactgcaccactgcactacagcttgggcaacagagcgagactgtctcaaaacaaacaacaaacaaacaaacaaacaaacaaacaaacaaacgggttgtaggccaggcacagtggttcacacctgtaattccagcactttgggaggccgaggcaggtagatcacctgaggtcaggagtttgagaccagcctggccaacatggcgaaaccctgtctctactaaaaatacaaaaattagccaggcgtggtggtgcacacctgtagtcccagcttctcaggagggtgaggtgagagaattgcttgaacctgggaggcagaggttgcagtaagccaagatcgtgccactgcactctcaaTAGTCTCTGTCTCTGCTCTGTGACAGGacgagacttcctctcaaaaaaaaaaaaaaaaaaaaaaaaagaagaagagtcaGATAGCAAaagagatacagaaagaaaaaggtttaaggGGGAAATTCCAAGGATCAATAAAGGACTGAGGTCTGAACCTGTAGGATTTTTTGATGTCTTCAGGTGAGGCGCCCTTCTTAAGATCCAGCACTGCATAGAGGCTCATCTTACTTTTGGACAGCCGGTGTGCTGCTTCCTTCACAGTAGACATGATCTGAGCCAGAGGAGAAGCAGCATCTGTGAGAACTTCTACAAGTAAGGGTACCGAGAAGTGCACTTCCAGTGACAGGAAACTCACTACCTTCAGGGATTAGGCAGGTAAACGATGACAGAAGGACAAGGATAAGATAAGAGTGAGTGGGATTTATGGCTAGCAGGAGAATTCAGGTGATCAGAAAGATTCCAATTTTAAGGAGGAAACATCTTCTCCTCACATTTCCCAGCATCCTCCAGCTACACAGACCTCTAGATATCCCACATCCTAGAGGTGTTGTAAGCAAGGAGAGGTCTAAGCCAGGAAAAGAGCCTGATTTTGTCTAGAGCTCCTATTACCTGGAGTAAACACCTCTGGGTCTGTCCAAGCTCACTGCTGGGTTTGAAAGACCAGGGTGGCCCCAGCCTGAACGGACAGGATCAGGAATCAGACAGCTCCacaacttcttcttctttttttttttttttttgacggagttttttgctcttgttgcccaggctgaagtgtaatggcgcgatctcggctcactgcaacctccacctcctgggtgcaagcgattctcctgcctcagcctcccgagtagctgagattacaggtgcacgccaccacgcccggctaattttctgtgtttttagtagagacagagtttcaccatgttggtcaggctgttcttgaactcctgacctcaggtgatacacccacctcggcctcccaaagtgctgagattacaggcgtgagccattgagCCTCGCCGATCCACAACTACTAAGAGAGAAACACTTCAGACCAAACCGTGTGAGGCCTAACAGAAGTCAAGTGTCCTAGAGcctggcgggggcgggggcgggggcggggagtGCTTGCAGCTAGGCGCGGACTTGCTTCTTCCCTCCAGTCTCCTGCTCTCAAACCACCCCACTTCTGTCCCTCAGAGGTGGGAcagtggggagaggaggaagaggactcagaggctggagaaggaagagaaaaggcgTTGCTGTGGGAAAG
The genomic region above belongs to Gorilla gorilla gorilla isolate KB3781 chromosome 12, NHGRI_mGorGor1-v2.1_pri, whole genome shotgun sequence and contains:
- the DNAJC5G gene encoding dnaJ homolog subfamily C member 5G isoform X4; translated protein: MMECQEQGHMSWVFQVVEVFPGGREGGTKRRALSPEDNWEGNTPLKKGMQQPYLSSATVSKPIVFPGVSWAIKMGGALLLEKRGSVGIPAPRPGSNAPPLPWAAGLLSPPLSLPCARNKSQGQLASPPSASGGAKKRPAQTLSVDAARKRSQLLDPAGVKFHTQKDEGHPPGLRERLPEVLTDAASPLAQIMSTVKEAAHRLSKSKMSLYAVLDLKKGASPEDIKKSYRKLALRYHPDKNPGNAQAAEIFKEINAAHAILSDSKKRKIYDQHGSLGIYLYDHFGEEGVRYYFILNSCWFKTLVILCTLLTCCCFCCCCGALKPPPEQDSGRKYQQNVQSQPPRSGADPVRVPSAAQSPGHIEERSK
- the DNAJC5G gene encoding dnaJ homolog subfamily C member 5G isoform X2, whose amino-acid sequence is MMECQEQGHMSWVFQVVEVFPGGREGGTKRRALSPEDNWEGNTPLKKGMQQPYLSSATVSKPIVFPGVSWAIKMGGALLLEKRGSVGIPAPRPGSNAPPLPWAAGLLSPPLSLPCARNKSQGQLASPPSASGGAKKRPAQTLSVDAARKRSQLLDPAGVKFHTQKDEGHPPGLRERLPDAASPLAQIMSTVKEAAHRLSKSKMSLYAVLDLKKGASPEDIKKSYSHSALLPHPPFGYRLGRKLALRYHPDKNPGNAQAAEIFKEINAAHAILSDSKKRKIYDQHGSLGIYLYDHFGEEGVRYYFILNSCWFKTLVILCTLLTCCCFCCCCGALKPPPEQDSGRKYQQNVQSQPPRSGADPVRVPSAAQSPGHIEERSK
- the DNAJC5G gene encoding dnaJ homolog subfamily C member 5G isoform X1, which encodes MMECQEQGHMSWVFQVVEVFPGGREGGTKRRALSPEDNWEGNTPLKKGMQQPYLSSATVSKPIVFPGVSWAIKMGGALLLEKRGSVGIPAPRPGSNAPPLPWAAGLLSPPLSLPCARNKSQGQLASPPSASGGAKKRPAQTLSVDAARKRSQLLDPAGVKFHTQKDEGHPPGLRERLPEVLTDAASPLAQIMSTVKEAAHRLSKSKMSLYAVLDLKKGASPEDIKKSYSHSALLPHPPFGYRLGRKLALRYHPDKNPGNAQAAEIFKEINAAHAILSDSKKRKIYDQHGSLGIYLYDHFGEEGVRYYFILNSCWFKTLVILCTLLTCCCFCCCCGALKPPPEQDSGRKYQQNVQSQPPRSGADPVRVPSAAQSPGHIEERSK
- the DNAJC5G gene encoding dnaJ homolog subfamily C member 5G isoform X8 is translated as MSTVKEAAHRLSKSKMSLYAVLDLKKGASPEDIKKSYRHLSSCVLCSLVAVSVVAVEHLNHHLSRIVGENISRMSRVSLQGQEPNVILEARKIAKMIFKR
- the DNAJC5G gene encoding dnaJ homolog subfamily C member 5G isoform X5 is translated as MMECQEQGHMSWVFQVVEVFPGGREGGTKRRALSPEDNWEGNTPLKKGMQQPYLSSATVSKPIVFPGVSWAIKMGGALLLEKRGSVGIPAPRPGSNAPPLPWAAGLLSPPLSLPCARNKSQGQLASPPSASGGAKKRPAQTLSVDAARKRSQLLDPAGVKFHTQKDEGHPPGLRERLPEVLTDAASPLAQIMSTVKEAAHRLSKSKMSLYAVLDLKKGASPEDIKKSYRKLALRYHPDKNPGNAQAAEIFKEINAAHAILSDSKKRKIYDQHGSLGIYLYDHFGEEGVRYYFILNSCWFKTLVILCTLLTCCCFCCCCGALKPPPEQDSGRKYQQNVQSQPPRSGAKRDFRSEENSKDDF